The following proteins are encoded in a genomic region of Gossypium hirsutum isolate 1008001.06 chromosome D05, Gossypium_hirsutum_v2.1, whole genome shotgun sequence:
- the LOC107939976 gene encoding E3 ubiquitin-protein ligase RGLG5: MGGKSSKDSSGRAYPTSRSGGSDSWSRYGYPPQSGYPPQTPYYTPRHHHAPPHSSNYGLQTLHRGHTIVKYSRIADNYETLDQVTAALAQAGLESSNLIVGIDFTKSNEWTGARSFNRKSLHHIGNGQNPYEQAISIIGQSLSAFDEDNFIPCYGFGDASTHDQDVFSFYPEERFCNGFEEVLARYREIVPQLRLAGPTSFAPIIEMAMTIVEQSGGQYHVLLIIADGQVTRSVDTQHGQLSPQEQKTIDAIVRASEFPLSIVLVGVGDGPWDMMREFDDNIPARAFDNFQFVNFTEIMSKNTDSSRKQAEFALSALMEIPAQYKATIELGLLGQRKGNTFERVPLPPPMYGASSFNNPKSYSRSSSFQQDPSPYSQSGSFKQNSSPYSRSSSFQQNIPLYSGYDTSAATATGPSSSSLYDHQICPICLGNPKDMAFGCGHQTCCDCGEDLQICPICRSAIQTRIRLY; encoded by the exons ATGGGAGGAAAAAGCTCAAAGGATTCTAGTGGAAGAGCGTATCCGACAAGTAGGTCCGGTGGTTCAGATTCATGGAGTCGTTACGGATATCCACCGCAATCAGGATATCCTCCACAGACTCCTTACTATACACCACGGCATCACCATGCTCCACCTCACTCAAGTAATTACGGATTGCAAACACTCCATCGCGGGCATACGATTGTGAAATACTCAAGGATAGCTGATAACTACGAAACTTTGGACCAG GTTACTGCTGCCCTCGCACAAGCTGGCCTCGAGTCCTCTAACCTCATCGTTGGTATCGATTTCACAAAAAGCAACGAATGGACAG GTGCAAGGTCATTCAACCGCAAAAGCTTGCATCACATCGGGAATGGCCAAAATCCCTATGAACAAGCTATATCAATTATTGGACAGAGCTTATCCGCTTTTGATGAGGATAACTTCATTCCATGTTATGGATTCGGAGATG CGTCAACACATGATCAAGATGTCTTCAGTTTCTATCCGGAAGAGAGATTCTGCAATGGATTTGAGGAGGTGCTTGCACGATACAGAGAAATTGTTCCCCAGCTTCGACTCGCAG GGCCAACATCCTTTGCACCCATCATTGAAATGGCCATGACTATTGTCGAGCAAAGTGGTGGTCAGTACCATGTTTTGCTGATAATTGCTGATGGACAG GTGACTCGAAGTGTCGACACACAGCATGGTCAGCTTAGCCCCCAAGAGCAAAAGACAATCGATGCAATCGTTAGAGCAAG TGAATTCCCCTTGTCTATTGTCCTAGTTGGGGTTGGTGATGGACCTTGGGACATGATGAGGGAGTTTGATGATAACATCCCTGCTCGTGCTTTCGACAATTTTCAG TTTGTGAACTTCACAGAGATTATGTCGAAGAATACAGATTCATCGAGAAAGCAGGCAGAATTCGCTCTTTCAGCCTTGATGGAAATTCCTGCTCAGTATAAAGCAACTATTGAGCTCGGCCTGTTGGG ACAAAGAAAGGGAAATACTTTTGAGAGAGTTCCTCTCCCTCCTCCCATGTATGGTGCCTCATCTTTCAATAACCCGAAGTCCTATTCTCGCTCAAGCAGTTTTCAGCAGGATCCATCTCCGTATTCTCAATCCGGCAGTTTTAAGCAAAATTCATCTCCCTATTCTCGCTCAAGCAGTTTTCAGCAAAATATACCTCTGTATTCTGGATATGATACCTCTGCTGCCACAGCCACAGGTCCATCTTCAAGCTCCCTTTACGATCATCAG ATTTGCCCCATTTGTCTTGGTAATCCCAAGGACATGGCTTTTGGTTGCGGACATCAG ACTTGTTGTGACTGCGGAGAAGACCTCCAAATCTGCCCCATATGTCGGAGCGCGATCCAAACTCGGATCCGGCTTTATTGA